GATCCCTTCTTCCTACCTCTTTTCCCAATCTGCCACAAACGGTATCCATCAACAATCAAATGGTTGACCATAATATAGTTGCTAACCAGATACTAACTATTCATGTTGAAATTTAATAACATTGTGTGAAACAAGTAAGTTAGTGCAGGAGATTTCTTATAAGAAATGTAGggaaaaacataaacatattcaACTTAATTACGGTATACCAAAGGGTACTTGATTTCTTAGTAACTTACAATGAATAGTCTACTTGTAGCTggaaaaaataatcctaaaagAAAACGACTAGAAAATATCATACCTTCTTTGACTTTCTTTTCTTTGCATTGGTCATTTCATCTACTAATTCCTGAAAGGTTGCTTCATAAAAATCCTCTTTTCTCGACTTCTTTTGTGGTGGCATTCTAGCACAAATGTGTAAACCGTTAAATTGTCTTTACGTTAGGCATAACATCACTATAGGCCATATAACAAACTTAGAAcgaataaaaaagtatatatagtaACTACCCTTGACGCTCGTACTCGAGGTCTGCTAAACGCTTTTTAGCAGCCAAAGCTTCATACTCCATACGTTCCAAATGTTGATAAGGTTGAACACCATTAGCATCAACCTCAGTGAAATCCAATGGATTTATCTCTCCTTCAAATGTTAGGGTATAAGGTTCTTCTGCTTCTgcgtcttcctcttcttcttcttcatcgtcGTCATATTCTTCTTCAGCATTACTGTCTTCCGCTTGATTTTCTTGACTGCACCCCATGTGTTCATTTCCGTTCTCATTTAACCCAGAAACCGATTCACCGACCTCTTTCTGTTTGCTGTCAGAATCACCCGTACCCAATCCATCATCTCTTATTCCTTCTTCTCGCTCCATTACTAATCTAAAGCAAAACAAGTTTAACGGTAAACACGGAAAAAAGTCACTCATAAATTTGGCTATTTAAACAAAACCAACAAACACATATACAAATATTCTAACATTCAGTGAATAAAAACCCGTTAAACTCCTCGGTTTCAAGTAGTTAATTATTCAAAAAACCCATAAAACTAAGGGAGGGAAATGTCACCCTTGGATCACCTCTCGATGTAATATCGGTTCGGGTCTTCCGTTTGGTATGAAAACAAGGTTTGGACACAGCCCAAAGTGAATTTATGAAACAGCAGATTTTGTCTAAATGTTCATCAGTCATTCAATCTCTTTCTCattcaattataataataatactactaaatatataaagttcTACTTAATAATTAGTAGAGTGCTGACTAACAACAAGTATGAACACAAATGTatcaacaaagaaagaaaagggaGAAGATATATTTACCTAATAACTTCTGGTGACGGCGACTGTGACAGTGGCGGTGGGTGGAGATTGGCGGATTAATTTGGGGTGCGGGAGAGCTTAGAATCTTTACCGAGAGGTCGAATGTTTGttaattgaattgaattttttcgtcagaaaaattaaaatccaaaGGAATTGGGATTTAAATAGATTACGTATCACTTTTTAACTGTAACAATACCCCTTCTGCATACACGATACTGCCTTTCTACCTGCTTGTGGTAAAACCTGGTTAAGAAAGATAGTTTGGCGAAGAGGTggacaaaaaccgaaccgaaaaccataaaaaccataaaaactgaaaaaatcgaaaatcgaataaacaaaaaatcattggttttggttttttaaaaaccgaaagttatagtttggttttggtttttaatgaaaaaactgaaccgaaccaaaaatatattttttttactttattttatatttgtattattttattattaatttttgataaatatgctaATATATTTGCTTTTTtaagtgtatataataatatcatttatatcttcgagtgaaaatacacaacaagattgatttgctttaataattgtataattaaacaacgcaTAAAAGatctaaatagttatatataaaattagtttGAAGTTTatacaacttacttttatggatttgttgtcattgttgtagtgttattgttgcTAATATTGTTTTGCAAGGTTTTTGAAATTAATCATGGTGTAATTATAGGGTATTAACTTATAAATTTTTCAAGCTTAATTTGACCGAAACCACAAGTAGTTAAAAActgactaaaaccgaaaaactgaaccgaaaaaaccgacacccaatggttttggttttcaaaaatcaaattatagtggttcgggttttggtttttcactaaaaccgaaccaaaccgaatCGTACTCACCTTTAGTTTGGTGCAATAAAAATTTAGTTGgttgtttaaataaataaataaatatcttttAAACAATTCTCCCAAAAATGcttttagatatataaaccCGGATGTTGACACAATGTGGCAATGATGGTGGCAATGAAAACGGTGTGGCAACGGCGATGtatggcggtggcggtggcatGGTAGTAAATgtaaagtaattaatgtaagaGGGATTAACATGGTTATTTAAAGGTTAGAGGATCTATATTgtagattattttattaaagatattatagaAATATATGTGAAGATGtttaatataatgaataaaaaagaagagtaatataggtatttcaaagacttaattacttaaatggaggggtagtttattttatatagtagtataaatataaatatagatataaaagtatagatatcgATAATATAAAGGTTAAGATTATTGAGTGATAAAATGATATTCAAATGTTATTGTCTTAGaattataaaaagatttttatgttaatttttaaaatgatatatcaaaaattgttttaaaaaatcaacaaaacttttattacattttttcaaACAATCAAATTTGGTCCTATAAAAAAATAGTtgcaaatttgttttttaatagatAGAGTGACAAATTTAAGCTTTTAACCTATATTTATGTTCAACTTTATTAAGTCATTTCTAATTCTACTTTCAATATCCACTCAACAACGTTTTGAACAAATCTATTTTGACAAATTGAAATGATTAAGAtttgacattaaaaaaaaattaaatttattttgtcttCATCCTGAAAACTCAATTTACTCGTACGATTTTTACCATTTCATTATTCAATATTGAATTACAATTCATTATATTcgcatatacatatacatatgctacaaaggaaagaaaaaaaaatgaacacaATTTTTACAATATGTTTTCAATACCCCTCACAATAAAGTGGCAGAACAAACCAAATGACATACCAAAGCCCTAGTGTTATTAgtttcatttcaatttttctATTTCAGTTATActtcatcatttttaaatttaagcATTTTATCATACAACGAGTTAGctgaaaaattcaaaataaatgcACATTCTCTAATAAAAGTCCGTCACTTGGGTTTGCTATAAAGGAAATCAAAGTCACAACCCACAAGTTTTTTATGAGTATCTAATAGATCTAGTTTGTTCCATAATAATCGGTAGCTTTCATTTTCAAACCATTATAAGATATTGTAATCTTTAGCTTcttgttaatttcttttatattaaaataaactaactAATGAACTTGGGTTCAACTCAAAcatatatttcaattaaaattataaaaccaaaagatatctaaaaaaatgtatgtaatttttgttattgataaattataaattgataAGAAAATAATGAATCGACTAACACAATAAATTGTAAAATAAGAGTACCTATtccatttaaaaaaagaatagaaagacatttattatattaaaatgaaaattttttgtttcaaataaaaggttagaattttttttttccttcattcTCACTGTTTTATTATTGGCCCATATAGATTTGTAAAAGTAGCTAGCTAGTAGAAAAGTAGTTGTAAACAAGCAAtgaattaaatgttttttttttattattcaagtgaacaaatttttccaaaaattaaaataacaatatagtAATGTTCaaagaaagataataataatggaaAAAAACAATATGCACAATTATTAACAATTAACATAGAAAGTACTTCATGTTTACATCAAACAATACTATCTTGTATGATTCATGtcttttatgattttattcTTCACCAAACTATATGTCAAGTCAATTGTTTACATTGCTTACAAAAGAAAACGGATACTAGTTGTTGTTAAGTTtgggattcgctgaagaagacttgctcgctgacgtgtgtcgtcagcAAGTATTTAGCAAGTCATCAGCAGGTGAAGTGACCTCTTTAGCAAGTTGAATGCTCCAACATGGTGGTCATGGTgggaagaattcaaatcaaattatgacaagaagtcacatggtggttaaccaactgtaatttgccttgaatggcaaaggtacatgttgggaccaaagcaagggttctctctctcatacccgatttgatatagaagacaagggcacatgattcaagtaccatgagccaatgggatgtcgacaaccaccatctatctcTATCAAAGTAAGGCTGTGTTGtcctaattcttcctctatataaagcaacacagccgcattgtatcatgtgtgttagtcaccttgaaagtgtgtgtcacttgtaattgtttaagtttttagtgtgtctagacttagaaATTACctctgttcttttgtattcttgtaagtcaagtgtgtaagatcaaccatgtattcatcgtttaatcaatgatacatatgattatccttgcattgatgtactacaattgaacttgatattgttcttgttatttacttgcttatttacttacttgtctaatttaaatataacataagttgtgcattcatGGACCATCAGTTGTTACTGACACATTCTATTCGTGGGGAAGTTAAAGTAGATGGTGAAAAGACGATACCATTTCTCTTATCTTGTTTAGGCATAAAAATGCACTAGTACACGATAGTTTTCGGTTCTTTTTAACTATATGTCCAATCAAATGTTGAAATTCCAATTTGATTTTACTTGTAAATCTAAATTTTACGGCACACTTTGGTAAATATTGTTTCTCAAAGATTTTAGAATTTTTAGACGCTTATGATGACTCCTACTTTTATGCTTTACAAAACGCATGTCGAGTTAATTAAGTGTAGAGAAAAATCATGTTTAGGcataaaacatgtgtaagtttatGATGATACGGCATATGAAGAAGGAAAACCATATATATGACAAGAATGATTAGAACAGTATGCAAACTAAAGAACATTTTTAGAATCACAAAATGCCCATAGAATTAGAATAAAATATACATTGAAGTGAAAAATAATTCACTATAATATCCaattaattttaacaaaattatgtCAAATCACAAGAAGTTAAACAGTACACTATTGAATTGTAATAAACAAACTGTGGGTGATCAAATGGTAATGAGTCATCTTTGCTCTCAACCATGCTTAATTATATGATCattatgtatagatatatattaacgaAAATTACCATTAATTAGACATCACTTAGCTTATATCAAGCTATTTTGCATAGTCCCAAAATTCCATCCCTCCTCGCAAAGAGAGTTGATTAATTGGTTgcattgaagaagatgatgttgcATCATCTCGATACCTCAAGACTCCTTTTGTTGAATTGGCATCATTGTTATTAGGTTGACCAAGGTGTGAAGTTACAAGCCTATCCATCATTCCCCACTCGTTTAAAGTCTCTTCTCTTAAGTTTGCATTAACCATTCTTTGAGCTGGTTCAGAGGTGTCAACCTCTAAACCAGGCTCACAAGCTTGGTATCCTACATCAAGTTGGTTTTCACAGCTTCCACTATCACATTCTCTAGGGTTAGACATGAGCTGTCTAACCATGAGCGGTGAATCTTCAGAAGGTAGATTCAAGAAACCATATCCAAGAGACTTATGGGTAGGGATAAGGTGAGGGTATTGATGAGTGTAATTAAGGCCTAAATCGAAGTTCTGTTGTTGATGGTGATGGTATGGTAGATATTGATTATTTTCTTGACCGTAAGGGAAAGTACGCGGTTGGGTCATATTGTTGGTGCGTTGATCTGATGCAACGCTACCACTAGAATTAGCTTCGTTTCCCCCTATCTTGAACAAATTTCTCTTCTTAAAAACGCGACAAATCACCCATCCATCTTCCTATAAGAAAGAATACATGCACATACTATAATTAGCTAGCTAGCATCAAGTCTTAAACTCATAACACCGTTCGACAATGTATAATTAATTCCATAATTAACTAACAAGAAGGGAGGGAGAAAAATTCAACATACAGAAGAAGTAGAGATGGGCTTGAGAggatcatgatgatgatgatcatcgATATCTTCAAGGCGATACTCATGCATGATCCAATCAGTCTTTTGACCATGAGGAGCTCGTCCGCGATAGAAAACTAAGGTTTTCCTCATACCAATCTTCTTGAAGGTGTTACGAATGCACTTATCTCGTCCGGTTGCCTTCCAAAAACCAGCATTTGTTGCTCGATTCGTCCTTGATCCAGTCGGGTACTTCTTATCCTTATGGCTAAAGAAGTACCACTCATTTTCCGGTGTTGACCCTATCTTACATCTCTCTACAAGATCATCGATCGTACATGTACGTAAACAAGACTCATGATTAAGTTACATATATGAACACTCACTAATTGTTAAGCATtattacataaattaaaaaaggaaaatgaaagaCTAAGATTAATTGATAGATCACTACATACGTAAATTAATTAAGTACGTTACCTTGTAGGTC
The Erigeron canadensis isolate Cc75 chromosome 2, C_canadensis_v1, whole genome shotgun sequence DNA segment above includes these coding regions:
- the LOC122590237 gene encoding protein BEARSKIN2-like, producing MTNNGGVPPGFRFHPTDEELLHFYLKKKISFEKFDMDVIREIDLNKIEPWDLQERCKIGSTPENEWYFFSHKDKKYPTGSRTNRATNAGFWKATGRDKCIRNTFKKIGMRKTLVFYRGRAPHGQKTDWIMHEYRLEDIDDHHHHDPLKPISTSSEDGWVICRVFKKRNLFKIGGNEANSSGSVASDQRTNNMTQPRTFPYGQENNQYLPYHHHQQQNFDLGLNYTHQYPHLIPTHKSLGYGFLNLPSEDSPLMVRQLMSNPRECDSGSCENQLDVGYQACEPGLEVDTSEPAQRMVNANLREETLNEWGMMDRLVTSHLGQPNNNDANSTKGVLRYRDDATSSSSMQPINQLSLRGGMEFWDYAK